The Rhododendron vialii isolate Sample 1 chromosome 1a, ASM3025357v1 region ATCTTCTCGTACCCTTTATTTGTAagccttttttcttcttcaaacctTTGACTCGTGCAAATTGAGGGTCAACCTTCTCTAATTCCTGAGTTTCCACTTCAATGGAGCCTCCCGCTCCCTCTCCAAGAAGAATATTGGCCACTTTTCCACACATGTACTCCAACGATTCTTCCACAAATTCATATGCTTCTTGAGCTTCACATGACCGAGTTGCTAACTTTACCATCTTTGGACAAAGAATCCTAAAACGAGCCGCTTTTAGTAATTTGGGATCATTCTCAACCACTCTACTTTTACCCTTCTCCAATGCACAATCCTTTGCATTTAATCACCATCGCCCTAATATATAGCTTTCGGGAATTTCCATAATACCCACTCTATCAAGCCCTTTAATTGCATGGCAacacaaaattccaaaacttTCAAATTTTCGACAAGTACAACAAACATCTCGACAAATATTGTCTCCAAACTCATCGATTTCAAAGCTACCCTCCACCAAGTACTCTACATCCTTTTTATACATGGTAATCACACAACTGAATTGTCCTTCCGACTCATGGCATCGCTTCACCTTACATCGAAGAGAGGTGTCAAGTCCGCCATGGAACAAATCAAATAGAGGAGGGGTGTACAATTGTGCAACTTGGATTAACAAAGGACTCTCCTTCAACACCAATCTTGGCAACTTTTCTCTAGAATTGTATATGGCTTTAAATTCCTCATACCTCTTCTCCACAATAACTGTGTCGAATTGGGTAAAGAATTGAACAATGTTAAGATCGGACTTTAAGCACTTCTTGATTTTTGCATTTAGGCTCTCACTAAGTTGGGTGCTCCGCATTCCCGCAGTGAATGACCACTTCAAGTACGCATGTGCCCATTTCTCTCGAAGTTCCCAAGTTTTATTCATCCATAAGTTATCTTCTAACTtgtattttttaatcaaagaaATCCAAGCTGCACGTAACTCATTTTCATCCTTGTAACCAAATATACAAGTGTTCAACTCATTGCCAAAGTTTGAATCATCACACTTGTACAAGTGACCCAAATGCTTCAAAGCATTTTGATTGAGGTGAAAAGTACACAATCCATGAGAAATATTGGGCATGACAATTGAAATCGCCTTAGCCATTGCAGCATCTTGGTCCGTGAAAATGGTAGTAGGCTTTTTTCCAGACATGGCATGCAAGAAAGTTTTAAATaaccacacaaatgattcaGTAGTTTCATCATATAGTAGAGCGGCACCAAAAATTGATGTCATCCTGAAATGGTTAAACCCAGCAAAAAGAGCAAATGGTCGATCCTCTTTGTTTGTTCGGAAAGTTGTATCAAAGGATATAGCATCCCCAAAAAGTCCATAATCTGTAATCATCTCATGGTCAGCCCAAAATATATTGGTAATCTTCTCATCAACATCAACCTGCACTGCATAGTAAAAATAGGGATTCTCAGCAGCTTGCTTTTTAAAATATCCCAATAGAGCCCCTGATTCACCATACTTCAAGGACCTTTGTCTTCTTGTACGCAAATGAGTTTTATGGTCCTCCATTGTAAACCCTAACCATTCGGTCCCCCCCACTTGGGCACTAAGGAGATTGTGCGATTCCTTAAGTGATAGACCACAATCAGCAGCTATTTCAATAGATATAGCCTGAGCCTCAAGTATCTTTCTGTTGGATTTCATCATATGCACAGTTTCAGGAATGTGTAAAAGGTGGTTGTGGTTTTCTTCAAACCTTTTCACAGACCACTTAGACGTTTCTCGACTCAGCGATACGTACATAAATGCAAGACAGCTGGTTCTTGTCTCCTTTTTTGGGTGCTCTActaccaatgttctaaatggcgcttggcgctagtagggcggagacccacctccaagcgccaagccgcc contains the following coding sequences:
- the LOC131321623 gene encoding protein FAR1-RELATED SEQUENCE 5-like; translated protein: MYVSLSRETSKWSVKRFEENHNHLLHIPETVHMMKSNRKILEAQAISIEIAADCGLSLKESHNLLSAQVGGTEWLGFTMEDHKTHLRTRRQRSLKYGESGALLGYFKKQAAENPYFYYAVQVDVDEKITNIFWADHEMITDYGLFGDAISFDTTFRTNKEDRPFALFAGFNHFRMTSIFGAALLYDETTESFVWLFKTFLHAMSGKKPTTIFTDQDAAMAKAISIVMPNISHGLCTFHLNQNALKHLGHLYKCDDSNFGNELNTCIFGYKDENELRAAWISLIKKYKLEDNLWMNKTWELREKWAHAYLKWSFTAGMRSTQLSESLNAKIKKCLKSDLNIVQFFTQFDTVIVEKRYEEFKAIYNSREKLPRLVLKESPLLIQVAQLYTPPLFDLFHGGLDTSLRCKVKRCHESEGQFSCVITMYKKDVEYLVEGSFEIDEFGDNICRDVCCTCRKFESFGILCCHAIKGLDRVGIMEIPESYILGRW